In the genome of Oncorhynchus clarkii lewisi isolate Uvic-CL-2024 chromosome 22, UVic_Ocla_1.0, whole genome shotgun sequence, one region contains:
- the LOC139380917 gene encoding trace amine-associated receptor 13c-like, whose product MEKHEDIQYCFQDGNSSCRKALLSTSIYITLYIFFSLISAVTVFLNLLVIISISYFKQLHTTTNLLILSLAVSDLLVGLIVIPVLTVAIIESCWGFGEYFCAFQFYITFLCTSLSLGNLVLISIDRYVAVCDPLLYHSKITTTRTICCISITWWCCIIYDGVIIKKVVNVQVPSRCLTECFIFEGITWVNITDLVITMVVPCSIIITLYLKIFAVARSQARKVFSKEAASVSGVKTVQANKSERKAAKTLAIVVVNYFICWIPSLFIFSFFSVLFDNFSSFFIIFLPLANSLINPIIYAFFYPWFKVTVKRILNL is encoded by the coding sequence ATGGAGAAACATGAAGATATTCAATACTGTTTTCAAGACGGAAACTCTTCTTGCAGAAAGGCTTTGCTATCGACATCTATCTACATAACACTGTACATCTTCTTCTCATTGATTTCAGCAGTTACAGTATTTTTGAACCTACTGGTGATCATCTCCATCTCTTACTTCAAGCAGCTCCACACTACAACCAACctgctcatcctctctctggctgtgtcagATCTCCTGGTGGGACTGATTGTGATACCAGTACTGACTGTAGCAATAATAGAATCATGTTGGGGTTTTGGGGAATATTTCTGTGCGTTTCAATTCTACATTACTTTTTTATGTACTTCTTTATCGCTTGGCAATTTGGTCTTGATATCTATTGACCGCTATGTTGCTGTGTGTGATCCCTTATTGTACCACTCTAAAATAACTACAACAAGAACTATCTGTTGTATATCCATTACCTGGTGGTGTTGTATCATATACGATGGTGTTATTATAAAAAAAGTTGTAAATGTGCAGGTACCAAGTAGGTGTTTGacagaatgttttatttttgAAGGAATAACCTGGGTTAATATCACTGACCTTGTAATTACAATGGTTGTCCCGTGTTCTATTATTATAACACTTTATTTGAAAATCTTTGCGGTGGCCAGATCACAGGCCAGAAAGGTATTTTCAAAAGAGGCTGCCAGTGTGTCTGGTGTTAAAACTGTACAGGCAAATAAGTCTGAGAGAAAAGCAGCAAAAACTCTAGCTATTGTTGTTGTCAACTATTTCATTTGTTGGATTCCAtctctatttattttctcttttttttctgttttatttGACAATTTTTCATCATTTTTCATCATTTTTCTGCCACTTGCTAATTCCTTAATTAATCCAATAATTTATGCTTTCTTTTA